Proteins encoded within one genomic window of Argiope bruennichi chromosome 7, qqArgBrue1.1, whole genome shotgun sequence:
- the LOC129974990 gene encoding uncharacterized protein LOC129974990 — MDKYGDKNRIIQAHLDFLENLTPIRNPSPTSLNEVFIECNRRLQALRSLGEDVNSYGRILTPKILRAFPDDICRRWIIFAKRQKISEGDITKLIQFLSEEVEGALTTLKIRGEQSVQYDFKPSTANLYVNSKNTTPIKKRSPFCAFCDTNGHWPQDCNIVTDIDIRKQKLKNSNRCFLCTNRGHNLNNCPRKDKARCYKCKKRHHVSICKTVTENPNLTTIPVTSTNNVDIITPKFTHLQTARVYVIGPTGKTKVTRCLLDGGSQSSFIHPSLIDFLQLEITSSEKLNLQAFESISTNTETRRRVKFILSSIWSNSKINIQAFESSNTYAFHPFTPQPVSSFAHSQKLKLADPSDSLNDLPIEILIGADFYWTIVHTKSPIRLSATHVLIPTVFGWILSGNRSFTTIAYSSVSSVLNISSETLVRDLDDHVRRFWDLETIGIKTMQDKGMTIRNSEILSDFHNLFCKVDGRRVVKLPWKPEVILSSNNYEIALKRFQILRNKLFTHSDLRDIYTEQMQNYIDNQYVELADNSPCNESKLFYLPHHIVKKQKNDEKKWRIVFDASSHTPGHPSLNDALEQGPNLLPEIFATLLRFRLHKFAITSDGRQAFLQLILDEEDRNSTRFLWFRTEKDANGKIHLRNEILTYRFSRLPFGLTSSPFLLSATLRELANMHSDSYPTAAKHLENNIFMDDFVMGVDTAEQATILYQEMQDLMTQISLPLAKWSTNSKNLQTIWELKDIIFKCNTQVLGINWNTKEDVFHTDINESVYQFAVPATKRLLLKIVSKLYDPLGLYAPAIVVGKILFQTTWLMGVQWDEILPPGIAASFNRWVSEISSLNKIHIPRWIGISATSHMTIHVFCDASEKAYGAAIYICFTERNERKVHLVCSRNRLSPLKKVTLPRLELLAALLGARLLHYFCKETGLENQTSTLWSDSTVVLSWKRNDPNRWKTFVCNRVTEILQYTFPAQWRHCPGTQNPADHLSRGVFPAELPYLETWWNGPSWLAQISGAWPVQKHFDK, encoded by the coding sequence ATGGACAAATATGGCGATAAAAACAGAATCATTCAAGCTCAtttggactttttagaaaatttgacgcCAATACGAAATCCATCACCGACTTCACTAAACGAAGTTTTTATTGAGTGTAATAGAAGATTACAAGCTCTACGTTCCTTGGGAGAGGATGTTAATTCTTACGGCCGAattttaactcctaaaattttacGAGCATTTCCGGATGACATTTGCCGCCGTTGGATTATTTTTGCGAAACGACAGAAAATTTCGGAAGGTGacataacaaaattaatacaatttctctCGGAAGAAGTAGAAGGTGCACTTACTACTCTGAAAATTAGAGGTGAGCAGTCTGTTCAATATGATTTTAAACCTTCCACTGCTAACTTATATGTTAATTCCAAGAACACTACGCCAATTAAAAAACGTTCTCCATTTTGTGCTTTCTGTGATACTAATGGACACTGGCCGCAAGACTGTAACATTGTAACTGATATAGATATTcgtaaacaaaagttaaaaaatagtaatcGTTGTTTTTTATGCACTAACCGTGGCCATAACTTAAATAATTGCCCTCGGAAAGACAAAGCCCGTtgctataaatgcaaaaaaaggcATCATGTTTCCATCTGTAAAACTGTAACTGAGAATCCAAATTTAACTACCATTCCAGTTACGTCTACTAATAACGTTGATATTATAACTCCCAAATTTACTCATCTGCAAACTGCTCGAGTATATGTAATTGGCCCAACTGGTAAAACAAAAGTAACGCGGTGTCTCTTAGACGGTGGGAGTCAGTCTAGCTTCATTCATCCTAGTTTGATTGACTTCCTGCAACTGGAAATCACTAGCTCAGAAAAATTGAACCTTCAAGCATTCGAATCTATTTCGACAAACACTGAAACGAGACGGAGGGTCAAATTTATCTTGTCAAGCATTTGGagcaactcaaaaataaatatacaagcaTTTGAAAGTTCGAATACTTATGCCTTTCATCCATTTACTCCACAACCTGTCTCTTCTTTTGCTCATAGTCAAAAGTTGAAACTTGCTGATCCATCAGACAGCTTAAACGACTTACCTATAGAAATTCTGATAGGTGCTGATTTTTATTGGACTATAGTGCATACTAAATCTCCTATCAGACTTTCGGCGACTCATGTGTTAATACCTACAGTATTTGGATGGATTCTTTCCGGCAACCGTTCGTTCACTACTATAGCATATTCTTCTGTTTCTTCAGTTCTCAACATTAGCTCAGAAACTTTGGTACGTGATCTGGACGATCACGTGAGACGATTTTGGGACTTGGAAACAATTGGCATTAAAACTATGCAGGATAAAGGGATGACTATtcgtaattctgaaattttaagtgattttcacaatttattttgcaaagtTGATGGCCGCCGTGTTGTAAAGTTACCATGGAAACCAGAGGTGATTCTTTCATCGAATAATTACGAAATAGCACTCAAACGATTTCAAATACTCCGTAACAAACTCTTTACTCATTCAGACTTAAGAGATATTTATACAGAACAGATGCAAAATTATATCGATAACCAATATGTTGAACTTGCTGATAATAGTCCTTGCAACgaatcaaaactattttacttgCCTCATCATAtagtgaaaaaacaaaagaatgacgAAAAGAAATGGCGAATTGTATTTGACGCTTCTTCTCATACACCAGGACATCCTTCCTTAAATGATGCTCTTGAGCAGGGTCCTAATTTGCTTCCAGAAATATTTGCAACATTGTTACGATTTCGACTTCACAAATTCGCAATCACAAGCGACGGACGTCAAGCATTCTTGCAACTTATTTTGGATGAAGAGGATAGAAATAGTACTAGGTTTCTGTGGTTTAGGACGGAAAAGGATGCAAACGGAAAAATACATTTGCGAAATGAAATACTTACTTATCGTTTTTCACGTTTACCTTTTGGATTGACTTCTAGTCCTTTTTTGCTTTCTGCCACTCTTCGTGAATTAGCTAATATGCACTCTGATTCCTACCCTACTGCAGCTAAACACCtggagaataatattttcatggacGACTTTGTTATGGGAGTGGATACTGCTGAACAAGCAACAATTCTTTACCAAGAAATGCAAGATTTAATGACACAGATAAGTTTACCTTTGGCTAAATGGAGTACAAACTCCAAGAACCTACAGACTATTTGGGAACTAAAGGATATCATCTTCAAATGCAATACGCAAGTATTGGGAATTAACTGGAATACCAAAGAAGACGTGTTTCATACAGATATAAACGAAAGTGTTTATCAGTTTGCTGTTCCTGCAACAAAACGTTTACTTCTTAAAATTGTATCAAAGTTGTATGATCCTTTAGGCCTCTATGCACCAGCAATAGTagttggaaaaattctttttcaaaccaCGTGGCTCATGGGAGTTCAATGGGACGAAATTCTTCCTCCAGGCATTGCCGCAAGCTTTAACAGATGGGTATCTGAAATATCATCCTTAAACAAGATACACATTCCTCGCTGGATTGGAATTTCTGCTACTTCTCACATGACTATCCATGTCTTTTGCGATGCTTCGGAAAAGGCCTATGGAGCCGCAATATACATTTGTTTCACTGAGCGTAACGAAAGAAAGGTTCACCTAGTTTGCAGTCGCAATAGACTTTCTCCACTTAAAAAGGTGACACTTCCACGGTTAGAACTTTTGGCAGCCTTACTAGGAGCTCGTTTACTTCACTATTTTTGCAAAGAAACTGGTTTAGAAAATCAAACATCAACACTTTGGAGTGATTCAACTGTTGTATTAAGTTGGAAAAGAAATGATCCTAATCGATGGAAAACATTCGTATGTAACCGAGTCACTGAAATTCTTCAATACACTTTTCCAGCGCAGTGGCGACATTGCCCAGGCACACAGAACCCAGCAGATCATCTCTCCCGTGGTGTATTCCCAGCAGAATTACCATATCTAGAAACTTGGTGGAACGGCCCAAGTTGGTTAGCACAAATTTCGGGCGCCTGGCCAGTCCaaaaacattttgacaaatga